Proteins from one Loktanella sp. M215 genomic window:
- a CDS encoding nitrate reductase, which produces MDGSSAREIRTTCAYCGVGCGVLARPDGAGGVTVRGDPDHPANFGRLCSKGVALGETLSQDDRLLAPRVDGADTDWDTAMGTVAHRFAQTIARHGPDSVAFYVSGQLLTEDYYVANKLMKGFIGSANIDTNSRLCMASTVAGQKRAFGTDTVPGTYDDLELADLVVLVGSNLAWCHPVLYQRLAAAKAARPAMKVVVIDPRRTATCDLADLHLALEPGSDVALFNRLLAAIHEGGAVDGAYLRHVNGFDETLRAAMAQDSRVTGLDPAQIAAFCQMWLRHEKVVTVFSQGVNQSSSGTDKVNAIINCHLATGRIGKPGMGPFSVTGQPNAMGGREVGGLSNALACHLDIEDAVHRDLVRNFWDAPAMPEGQGPKAVDMFDRVSDGRIRALWIMCTNPAVSMPDADRVAAAIEGCEFVVVSDVTANTDTARLAHVLLPATGWGEKDGTVTNSDRTISRQRAVLPAPGLARPDWAIMADFARRMGWGAAFDYSSPAEIFDEYGVLSGLAAAMGRDFDISGLTGLGQGGYDALPPTRWPVTAWGQTERFFAEGQFFTSDGHARMVPVTHRAPAARTGPRYPFRLNTGRIRDQWHTMTRTAKSPRLNQHLGEPFLEIHPQDAASLGIAPATLVTVNSPTGSCILRALITDRVQPGQVFAPMHWTGETAPSGRIDALVPGIVDPLSGQPESKAAVVAVTPYSAAWFGFAVSTAALNLTSPYWARSAVAGGWRAELAGRDTPEDWEAEARRLFGLAHAPCQSINDPSTGTARLAFMDGDRLLAALFVSNTPVALARDHLVSQLGQVAAAPLSGRPSADMPDPGPVVCACLGVGLNTIRAAIGSGHGTVAQVGACTGAGTNCGSCRPEIAVLLAAAQRLEAAE; this is translated from the coding sequence ATGGATGGGTCTTCGGCCCGCGAAATCCGCACGACCTGTGCCTATTGCGGCGTCGGCTGCGGCGTGTTGGCCCGCCCTGACGGCGCGGGCGGCGTGACCGTGCGCGGCGATCCGGACCATCCCGCGAACTTTGGCCGCCTGTGTTCCAAGGGCGTAGCACTGGGCGAGACCCTGTCGCAGGACGACCGCCTGCTGGCCCCCCGCGTCGACGGGGCAGACACCGATTGGGACACGGCGATGGGCACGGTCGCGCACCGCTTTGCCCAGACCATCGCGCGTCACGGCCCGGATTCCGTGGCCTTCTACGTCTCGGGCCAGTTGCTGACCGAGGATTACTACGTCGCCAACAAGCTGATGAAGGGCTTCATCGGGTCGGCGAATATCGACACAAATTCGCGCCTGTGCATGGCGTCCACTGTGGCGGGGCAGAAACGCGCCTTTGGCACCGATACGGTGCCGGGCACCTACGACGACCTCGAACTGGCGGACCTTGTGGTGCTGGTGGGCAGCAACCTCGCGTGGTGTCATCCGGTGCTGTATCAGCGGCTGGCGGCGGCCAAGGCCGCACGGCCCGCCATGAAGGTCGTCGTGATCGACCCGCGCCGCACGGCGACCTGCGATCTGGCGGACCTGCATCTGGCGCTGGAACCCGGTAGCGATGTGGCCCTGTTCAACCGCCTGCTGGCCGCGATCCACGAAGGCGGTGCGGTTGATGGCGCCTACCTGCGTCACGTCAATGGCTTCGACGAAACCCTGCGTGCCGCGATGGCGCAGGACAGCCGCGTGACCGGCCTTGACCCTGCGCAGATCGCCGCCTTCTGCCAGATGTGGCTGCGGCATGAAAAGGTCGTCACCGTCTTCAGCCAGGGCGTGAACCAGTCGTCGTCGGGCACCGACAAGGTCAACGCGATCATCAATTGCCACTTGGCCACGGGCCGCATCGGCAAGCCCGGCATGGGGCCGTTTTCCGTCACTGGCCAGCCCAACGCCATGGGCGGCCGAGAGGTCGGCGGCCTGTCCAACGCGCTGGCCTGCCATCTGGATATCGAGGATGCGGTCCACCGCGATCTGGTGCGCAATTTCTGGGATGCGCCCGCGATGCCCGAAGGGCAGGGACCAAAGGCCGTCGACATGTTCGACCGGGTCAGCGACGGGCGCATCCGCGCGCTCTGGATCATGTGCACCAACCCCGCCGTGTCGATGCCCGACGCGGACCGTGTGGCGGCGGCGATCGAAGGCTGCGAGTTCGTCGTGGTCAGCGACGTGACCGCCAACACCGATACCGCGCGTCTGGCCCATGTGCTGCTGCCCGCGACCGGCTGGGGCGAAAAGGACGGGACCGTCACCAATTCGGACCGCACGATCAGCCGCCAGCGCGCTGTCCTGCCCGCACCGGGGTTGGCAAGGCCCGACTGGGCGATCATGGCGGATTTTGCCCGCCGCATGGGCTGGGGGGCAGCGTTCGACTATAGCTCACCGGCCGAGATCTTTGACGAATATGGCGTTCTGTCGGGCCTTGCGGCGGCGATGGGGCGGGACTTCGACATCTCTGGTCTGACGGGCTTGGGGCAGGGGGGCTATGATGCGCTGCCGCCGACGCGCTGGCCGGTCACGGCGTGGGGCCAGACGGAACGTTTTTTCGCGGAGGGCCAGTTCTTTACGTCCGATGGTCACGCCCGCATGGTGCCGGTGACGCACCGCGCCCCTGCCGCGCGCACCGGCCCACGCTATCCCTTCCGTCTGAACACCGGGCGCATCCGCGACCAGTGGCATACCATGACGCGCACGGCAAAATCCCCCCGTCTGAACCAGCATCTGGGCGAGCCGTTTCTGGAGATCCACCCCCAAGATGCCGCGTCCCTCGGTATCGCGCCCGCCACGCTGGTCACCGTCAACAGCCCCACCGGCAGCTGCATCCTGCGGGCGCTGATCACCGACCGTGTGCAACCGGGGCAGGTCTTTGCCCCGATGCACTGGACCGGAGAGACCGCGCCCTCTGGCCGCATCGATGCACTGGTGCCGGGGATCGTCGATCCGCTGTCCGGCCAGCCCGAAAGCAAGGCCGCCGTCGTGGCCGTGACACCTTACTCTGCCGCATGGTTCGGCTTTGCCGTCAGCACGGCGGCGCTGAACCTCACATCGCCCTACTGGGCGCGCAGCGCCGTCGCGGGCGGCTGGCGGGCGGAACTGGCGGGCCGCGACACGCCAGAGGATTGGGAGGCAGAGGCCCGTCGCCTGTTCGGCTTGGCCCACGCGCCCTGTCAAAGCATCAACGATCCGTCCACCGGCACGGCCCGTCTGGCCTTCATGGACGGAGACCGCCTGCTGGCGGCGCTGTTCGTCTCAAACACGCCGGTCGCGCTGGCCCGCGACCATCTGGTGTCCCAACTGGGGCAGGTGGCCGCAGCGCCGCTGTCGGGCCGTCCCAGCGCCGACATGCCGGACCCCGGACCGGTCGTCTGCGCCTGCCTTGGCGTTGGCCTGAACACGATCCGCGCCGCGATCGGCAGCGGTCACGGGACCGTGGCACAGGTCGGCGCCTGCACCGGGGCGGGCACCAACTGCGGGTCCTGCCGCCCGGAAATCGCCGTGCTGCTGGCTGCGGCCCAGCGGCTGGAGGCGGCCGAATGA
- the nirD gene encoding nitrite reductase small subunit NirD → MTDWTDIGALSDIPERGARVVKTHMGCVAVFRTVDDEVFAIDDACPHKGGPLSEGIVHGRSVTCPLHNMVLRLDTGQAQGADEGSVNTYAIRVESGRIMLDTARLRRGQVA, encoded by the coding sequence ATGACCGACTGGACCGATATCGGCGCGCTGAGCGACATTCCCGAACGCGGCGCGCGCGTGGTCAAGACGCACATGGGCTGCGTCGCCGTTTTCCGCACCGTCGATGACGAGGTTTTTGCGATTGACGATGCCTGCCCGCACAAGGGCGGTCCGTTGAGCGAGGGGATCGTGCATGGCCGGTCCGTCACGTGCCCGCTGCACAACATGGTGCTGCGGCTGGACACGGGTCAGGCGCAGGGCGCGGACGAGGGATCGGTCAACACTTACGCGATCCGTGTCGAATCCGGCCGCATCATGCTGGATACTGCGCGGCTGCGGCGCGGGCAGGTGGCGTGA
- the nirB gene encoding nitrite reductase large subunit NirB gives MTKKLVVIGAGMASGRMLEHLFDTQAGRWDVTLFNAEPRGNYNRLMLSPVLSGDKTYAEIVTHDADWYETHGVTCRFGERVLRIDREARVAYGANGPVPYDRLVIATGSNPFMIPLPGHDLAGVIPYRDLEDTERMMGLGAKPGSKAVVIGGGLLGLEAAAGMAAQGVHVTVVHVMGHLMERQLDEAAGYLLKKALEAKGITVLTSANSKEIIGTNGHVSALLLDDGTELTCDLLVMAVGIRPNVALAKEAGLAVGRGIHVDDTMVTSDAHILALGECVEHQGAIFGLVAPLYDQAKVAADTLGDTPASFVPKEVATKLKVTGCDLFSAGDFAEGEGRDDIVFRDPSRGIYKRLVLEGERLIGAVMYGDTAHSAWFHGLIKDHTDVTAMRDTLIFGPAFQGGAQSDPLAAVAALPADAEICGCNGVCKSRIVDAIQGGATTLSDVRAQTKASASCGTCTGLVEQVMSLTLGDDFAPQTVKPMCPCTPLTHMDVRRLIKSQGLKSMAAVMQECGWTTSCGCASCRPALNYYLLCDWPGEYDDDDQSRFVNERMHSNIQKDGTYSVVPRMWGGITTPDELRAIADAAEKYEVQTVKVTGGQRIDLLGVKKQDLPDIWADLNAAGMVSGQAYAKGLRTVKTCVGTDHCRFGTQDSTGLGIRMEKALWGSWTPAKVKMAVSGCPRNCAESTCKDVGVICVDSGYVLHIGGAAGLHIQGTVVMCTVKTEDEVLEYTAAVVQLYREEAAYLERMYKWMDNVGLPHIVERVVTDADSRRALADRFYFAQQFMQQDPWAERTKPAYRALYAPLADLTLEAAE, from the coding sequence ATGACCAAGAAACTTGTCGTCATCGGCGCCGGCATGGCGTCAGGCCGGATGCTGGAGCATCTGTTCGACACGCAAGCAGGCCGCTGGGACGTGACCCTGTTCAACGCGGAACCGCGCGGCAATTACAACCGGCTGATGCTGTCGCCGGTGCTGTCCGGGGACAAGACCTACGCCGAGATCGTGACCCACGACGCGGATTGGTATGAAACCCACGGTGTCACCTGCCGCTTTGGCGAACGGGTGCTGCGCATCGACCGCGAGGCGCGTGTCGCCTACGGAGCGAATGGCCCGGTGCCCTATGACCGCCTTGTCATTGCAACCGGGTCCAACCCCTTCATGATCCCGCTGCCCGGCCACGATCTGGCGGGGGTGATCCCCTACCGCGATCTGGAAGACACCGAACGCATGATGGGCCTTGGTGCGAAACCGGGGTCAAAGGCCGTCGTCATCGGCGGCGGCCTGCTGGGGCTGGAAGCGGCGGCCGGCATGGCGGCACAGGGTGTTCACGTCACCGTCGTGCACGTCATGGGCCATCTGATGGAACGGCAGCTGGACGAGGCGGCGGGCTATCTTTTGAAAAAGGCGCTGGAAGCGAAGGGGATAACGGTCCTCACGTCTGCCAACTCCAAGGAAATCATCGGGACGAACGGTCATGTCAGCGCGCTCCTGCTGGACGACGGCACCGAACTCACCTGTGACCTGCTGGTCATGGCTGTCGGCATCCGGCCCAACGTGGCCTTGGCGAAAGAGGCCGGTCTGGCCGTCGGGCGCGGCATCCATGTGGACGACACAATGGTCACATCAGATGCGCACATATTGGCGCTCGGTGAATGTGTCGAACATCAAGGCGCCATCTTCGGGCTCGTGGCGCCGCTTTATGATCAGGCCAAGGTGGCCGCCGACACGCTGGGCGACACCCCCGCAAGCTTCGTGCCCAAGGAGGTCGCGACCAAGCTGAAGGTCACCGGCTGCGACCTGTTCAGCGCCGGCGACTTTGCGGAAGGTGAAGGCCGCGATGACATCGTCTTCCGTGACCCGTCGCGCGGCATCTACAAACGCCTCGTGCTGGAAGGCGAGAGGTTGATCGGCGCGGTCATGTATGGCGACACGGCGCACTCTGCCTGGTTCCACGGGCTGATCAAGGATCATACCGACGTGACCGCGATGCGCGACACGTTGATCTTTGGCCCTGCCTTTCAGGGGGGTGCCCAATCGGACCCTTTGGCGGCCGTTGCAGCCTTACCGGCTGACGCAGAAATCTGCGGCTGCAACGGCGTATGCAAATCCCGGATCGTGGACGCCATTCAGGGCGGGGCTACGACGCTGTCCGACGTCCGCGCGCAGACCAAGGCGAGTGCCAGTTGCGGCACCTGCACCGGTTTGGTGGAACAGGTCATGTCTCTGACATTGGGCGACGATTTCGCGCCGCAGACGGTCAAGCCGATGTGCCCCTGCACGCCGCTGACCCACATGGATGTGCGTCGCCTGATCAAGTCTCAGGGCTTGAAATCCATGGCCGCCGTCATGCAGGAATGTGGCTGGACCACCTCTTGTGGCTGCGCGTCCTGCCGGCCTGCGTTGAACTACTATCTGCTGTGCGACTGGCCCGGCGAATACGATGACGACGACCAGAGCCGTTTCGTGAATGAACGGATGCATTCCAACATCCAGAAGGACGGCACCTATTCCGTCGTGCCGCGCATGTGGGGCGGGATCACGACGCCGGATGAACTCCGTGCGATTGCCGATGCCGCCGAGAAGTATGAGGTGCAGACGGTCAAGGTCACCGGCGGCCAGCGCATTGATCTGCTGGGCGTGAAAAAGCAGGACCTGCCCGACATCTGGGCCGACCTGAACGCGGCCGGCATGGTCAGCGGTCAGGCCTATGCCAAGGGCCTGCGGACCGTGAAGACCTGTGTGGGCACCGACCATTGCCGGTTCGGCACGCAGGACAGCACCGGTCTGGGCATCCGCATGGAAAAGGCGCTGTGGGGGTCTTGGACACCCGCCAAGGTCAAGATGGCCGTGTCCGGCTGCCCGCGAAATTGCGCGGAATCGACCTGCAAGGACGTGGGCGTGATTTGCGTCGACTCGGGCTACGTCCTGCACATTGGCGGGGCGGCGGGTCTGCATATTCAGGGCACGGTCGTGATGTGCACGGTGAAGACCGAGGACGAGGTGCTGGAATACACCGCCGCCGTCGTGCAGCTGTATCGCGAGGAAGCCGCCTACCTCGAACGGATGTACAAGTGGATGGACAACGTCGGCCTGCCGCACATCGTGGAACGGGTCGTGACCGACGCGGATAGCCGCCGCGCACTCGCCGACCGTTTCTACTTCGCCCAGCAGTTCATGCAGCAGGATCCTTGGGCCGAACGCACCAAACCCGCCTACCGCGCGCTTTACGCGCCGCTTGCCGATTTGACACTGGAGGCTGCAGAATGA
- a CDS encoding ABC transporter ATP-binding protein, with translation MSILQFKDVGKGFGEGTQRTEILHHIDLEVKEGEFLAILGFSGTGKSTLMNLIAGLSMPDSGSLTFRGAPITGPGPDRGLVFQSYSLMPWLTVRGNVMLAIEAVHGKLSKAEKTAKADHYIGMVGLPHAAQRYPSELSGGMRQRVAVARALAMEPDLLLLDEPLSALDALTRANLADEILEIWEADKKTCILITNDVDEAILLADRIIVLNPDGTLADPVAVTIPRPRNRDAMNHDAGFKKLRAEVTQYLMDVGFAAKVAETRHLPNVTPIHKMIPAAVRDSREGMIEERFLDFSQLHKIYPTPKGPLTVVENFDLKVNQGEFISLIGHSGCGKSTVLTMAAGLNDISKGAIRLDGRHVEGADPERAVVFQSPNLFPWLTAKENVAIGVDKVYPKATQAERQEVVEYYLERVGLADAMDRGAHSMSNGMKQRVGIARAFALSPKLLLLDEPFGMLDSLTRWELQEVLMEVWSRTKVTAICVTHDVDEAILLADRVVMMTNGPQATIGKITDVKLPRPRTRKALLAHPDYYEYRQEVLDFLTEYEHGAKPAPKSIAAE, from the coding sequence AAGAGGGCGAATTCCTCGCCATCCTCGGGTTTTCCGGCACCGGGAAGTCCACCCTGATGAACCTGATCGCGGGGTTGTCGATGCCCGATAGTGGCAGCCTGACGTTTCGCGGCGCACCCATCACAGGCCCCGGCCCGGACCGGGGGCTTGTGTTCCAAAGCTACAGCCTGATGCCATGGCTGACGGTGCGCGGCAACGTCATGCTGGCGATCGAAGCGGTGCACGGCAAGCTGTCCAAGGCCGAAAAAACCGCCAAGGCCGACCACTACATCGGCATGGTCGGTCTGCCCCACGCGGCGCAGCGCTATCCGTCGGAACTATCGGGCGGCATGCGCCAGCGGGTCGCCGTGGCGCGGGCGCTGGCGATGGAACCGGACCTGCTTTTGCTGGACGAACCCCTGTCAGCGTTGGACGCCCTGACGCGGGCGAACCTTGCGGACGAAATTCTGGAGATCTGGGAGGCCGACAAGAAAACCTGCATCCTGATCACCAACGACGTGGATGAGGCGATCCTGCTGGCTGACCGCATCATCGTGCTGAACCCCGACGGCACGCTGGCCGATCCGGTGGCGGTCACCATTCCCCGCCCGCGCAACCGTGATGCGATGAATCACGACGCAGGGTTCAAGAAACTGCGGGCCGAGGTCACGCAATACCTGATGGACGTCGGTTTCGCTGCCAAAGTCGCTGAAACAAGGCACCTGCCCAACGTGACACCGATCCACAAGATGATCCCGGCCGCCGTGCGCGACAGCCGCGAGGGGATGATCGAAGAGCGCTTCCTCGACTTTTCCCAGCTACACAAGATCTATCCCACGCCCAAGGGACCGCTGACGGTCGTGGAAAACTTCGATCTGAAGGTCAATCAGGGCGAGTTCATCTCCCTGATCGGCCATTCCGGCTGCGGCAAGTCCACGGTGCTGACCATGGCTGCCGGTCTGAACGACATTTCCAAGGGCGCGATCCGTCTGGACGGACGCCACGTCGAAGGCGCCGACCCGGAACGCGCCGTGGTCTTCCAATCCCCCAACCTGTTCCCCTGGCTGACCGCCAAGGAGAACGTCGCGATCGGCGTGGACAAGGTCTATCCCAAGGCGACGCAGGCGGAACGGCAGGAGGTGGTGGAATACTACCTTGAACGCGTGGGCCTTGCCGATGCGATGGACCGGGGCGCGCATTCCATGTCGAACGGCATGAAACAGCGCGTCGGCATCGCGCGGGCCTTTGCCCTGAGCCCCAAGCTGCTGCTGTTGGATGAACCCTTCGGGATGCTGGACAGCCTCACGCGGTGGGAGTTGCAGGAGGTCCTGATGGAGGTCTGGTCCCGCACCAAGGTCACCGCGATCTGCGTCACCCATGACGTGGACGAGGCGATCCTGCTGGCCGACCGCGTGGTGATGATGACCAACGGCCCGCAGGCGACCATCGGCAAGATTACGGACGTCAAACTGCCACGGCCCCGCACCCGAAAGGCGCTGCTGGCGCATCCCGACTACTACGAATACCGGCAGGAAGTCCTTGATTTCCTGACCGAATACGAACACGGGGCCAAGCCCGCCCCCAAATCCATCGCGGCGGAGTAG